From one Oceanotoga teriensis genomic stretch:
- a CDS encoding YaiI/YqxD family protein, translating to MKILVDADACPVKEIIIEIAKKFNINVNMYFDESHIINFEYSKNIVVASGKDSADFKIVNDSNDGDIVVTNDYGLASMALAKKTFCIDFYGKIIDENNIDILMMKRYLNQKQLKKHKRIKGPAKRTYENDEKFKEIFLNLIKKRII from the coding sequence ATGAAAATATTAGTTGATGCAGATGCATGTCCCGTAAAAGAAATAATAATAGAAATAGCAAAAAAGTTTAATATCAATGTAAATATGTATTTTGATGAATCACATATTATAAATTTTGAATACTCAAAAAATATAGTTGTTGCAAGTGGAAAAGATTCTGCAGATTTTAAAATAGTTAATGATTCCAATGATGGAGATATAGTTGTTACAAATGATTATGGACTTGCATCAATGGCTTTAGCCAAAAAAACTTTTTGCATAGATTTTTATGGTAAAATAATAGATGAAAATAATATAGATATACTTATGATGAAAAGATACTTAAATCAAAAACAATTAAAAAAGCATAAGAGAATAAAAGGACCAGCGAAAAGAACTTATGAAAATGATGAAAAATTTAAAGAAATTTTTTTAAATCTTATCAAAAAAAGAATAATCTGA
- a CDS encoding tetratricopeptide repeat protein, with translation MKKYTLIISILLILVTLKAYSYEELKQEFLHANSYRIFDEMKNIIEKTAEETKNANIMALNAEAMTEIANWGYQENETRKELYEKAVEKAKKAVEIENNTYTNYVAGAAVGRLAQFSGIFESMFLLGDFDKYFKQSIECDCKNYGSLVAMGMRYRDTPWPMKNDKKAEEYLLKALEAEPAYINTYYELGIFYKNKNDKEKAIKMFNKVIELPPHENWIIQGKEAKKMSKIELENLQK, from the coding sequence ATGAAAAAATATACTTTAATTATTAGTATATTATTGATTTTAGTTACTTTAAAAGCATATTCATATGAAGAACTCAAACAAGAATTTTTACATGCAAACTCGTATAGAATTTTTGATGAAATGAAAAATATAATAGAAAAAACTGCAGAAGAGACAAAAAATGCAAATATTATGGCTTTAAATGCCGAAGCTATGACAGAAATAGCTAATTGGGGATATCAAGAAAATGAAACAAGAAAAGAATTATATGAAAAAGCAGTTGAAAAAGCAAAAAAAGCTGTTGAAATTGAAAATAATACATATACTAACTATGTCGCTGGAGCAGCAGTAGGAAGATTAGCACAATTCAGTGGAATATTTGAAAGTATGTTTTTACTTGGAGATTTTGATAAATATTTTAAGCAATCCATAGAGTGTGATTGTAAAAATTATGGTTCTTTAGTAGCTATGGGGATGAGATATAGAGATACGCCTTGGCCGATGAAAAATGATAAAAAGGCAGAAGAATATCTTTTAAAAGCCCTTGAGGCAGAACCAGCTTATATTAATACATATTATGAACTTGGAATATTTTACAAAAATAAAAATGATAAAGAAAAAGCGATAAAGATGTTTAATAAAGTTATAGAATTACCACCACATGAAAATTGGATAATTCAAGGAAAAGAAGCAAAAAAAATGTCAAAGATAGAATTGGAAAATCTTCAAAAATAA
- the adhE gene encoding bifunctional acetaldehyde-CoA/alcohol dehydrogenase, translating into MSIEKVNSVEKLEKLIQKVKESQKIYATFSQEKVDEIFRRASISANSYRIWLAKEAVKETGMGITEDKVIKNHFAAEYIYNKYKDEKTCGVIVDDKTYGIKKVAEPLGIIAGIVPTTNPTSTAIFKALLALKTRNAIIFSPHPRAKKSTIAAARIILEAAIAAGAPEFIVGWIDEPSIEMSQYLMHHKDINLILATGGPGMVKAAYSSGNPAIGVGAGNTPAIIDETCHLKMAVNSVLMSKTFDNGMICASEQSVIVLDEIYDEVKKEFLNRGAYILSKDEKDKVGNVLIKDGRLNPDIVGQPAFKIAAMAGVKVPETAKVLIGEASKIEESEPFAHEKLSPTLAMYKAQDFREAVDKAVSLVEFGGMGHTSVLYTDQLNKDRIDYFGSKLKTGRVLINMPSSQGAIGDIYNFKLEPSLTLGCGSWGGNSVSENVGVKHLLNTKTIAERRENMLWFKVPPKIYFKYGCLPQAIEELNDKKRAFIVTDKFLYESGYTDKITNVLESMNIDFEVFFEVKPDPTIDTIERGLSIMNVFKPDVIIAMGGGSPMDAAKIMWLMYEDPTVKFEGLALRFMDIRKRVYKFPHLGKKASMVAIPTTSGTGSEVTPFAVVTDDKTGVKYPIADYELTPNMAIIDTELVMSMPKKLTAYSGIDALVHALEAYVSVFATDYTNGISLEAIRILFKYLRRVYNDGQTDIKAREKVHYASTMAGMAFANAFLGVCHSMAHKLGSAFHVPHGLANALLITEVIKYNSTDAPLKQTAFPQYKYPLAKERYAKVADYLGLGGNTLDEKVQKLIDEIEKLKKDLDIPESIKDAGVSEEEFYTKLDEMSEHAFDDQCTNANPRYPLISEIKSMYITCFESNKEVKKNKKNLNKK; encoded by the coding sequence ATGAGTATTGAAAAGGTTAATTCAGTAGAAAAACTTGAGAAGTTGATACAAAAAGTTAAAGAATCACAAAAAATTTATGCAACTTTCTCACAAGAAAAAGTTGATGAAATTTTTAGAAGAGCTTCTATTTCAGCAAATTCTTATAGAATTTGGTTAGCTAAAGAAGCTGTAAAAGAGACAGGAATGGGTATCACTGAAGATAAAGTTATAAAAAATCATTTTGCAGCTGAATATATATATAATAAGTACAAAGATGAAAAAACATGTGGTGTTATAGTCGATGATAAAACTTATGGTATTAAAAAAGTTGCTGAACCTCTTGGAATAATAGCAGGAATAGTTCCAACAACAAATCCTACTTCAACTGCTATTTTTAAAGCTTTATTAGCTTTAAAAACAAGAAATGCTATAATATTTTCTCCGCATCCAAGAGCAAAAAAATCTACTATAGCAGCAGCAAGAATAATTTTAGAAGCTGCAATAGCTGCAGGAGCTCCAGAATTTATAGTTGGTTGGATTGATGAACCTTCTATAGAGATGAGTCAGTATTTGATGCATCATAAAGATATTAATTTAATACTTGCAACAGGTGGTCCTGGAATGGTAAAAGCTGCTTATTCTTCTGGTAATCCTGCTATAGGTGTTGGTGCTGGTAATACACCTGCAATAATAGATGAAACATGTCATTTAAAAATGGCTGTTAATTCTGTTTTGATGAGTAAAACATTTGATAATGGTATGATTTGTGCATCAGAACAATCTGTTATAGTTTTAGATGAAATTTATGATGAGGTAAAAAAAGAATTTTTAAATAGAGGCGCTTATATATTAAGCAAAGATGAAAAAGATAAAGTTGGAAATGTTTTAATAAAAGATGGAAGATTAAATCCAGATATCGTAGGACAACCAGCATTTAAAATAGCTGCTATGGCTGGAGTTAAAGTTCCTGAAACTGCCAAAGTACTTATAGGAGAGGCTTCTAAAATTGAAGAATCAGAGCCATTTGCACATGAAAAACTTTCTCCTACTCTTGCAATGTATAAAGCACAAGATTTTAGAGAAGCTGTTGATAAAGCCGTAAGTCTTGTAGAATTTGGTGGAATGGGACATACATCTGTTCTATATACAGATCAATTAAACAAAGATAGAATTGATTATTTTGGTTCTAAATTAAAAACTGGAAGAGTTTTAATAAATATGCCTTCTTCACAGGGAGCAATTGGAGATATTTATAATTTTAAACTTGAACCTTCTTTAACGCTCGGTTGTGGTTCTTGGGGTGGTAACTCTGTAAGCGAAAACGTTGGTGTTAAACATCTTTTAAATACAAAAACTATCGCTGAAAGAAGGGAAAATATGCTTTGGTTTAAAGTTCCACCAAAAATTTATTTTAAATATGGTTGTCTTCCACAAGCTATTGAAGAATTAAATGATAAAAAAAGAGCTTTCATAGTAACAGATAAATTTTTATACGAGTCAGGATATACAGATAAAATTACAAATGTTCTTGAATCAATGAATATAGATTTCGAAGTATTTTTTGAGGTTAAGCCAGATCCAACAATTGATACTATTGAAAGAGGTTTAAGTATAATGAATGTATTTAAACCGGATGTTATAATTGCCATGGGTGGTGGTTCTCCTATGGATGCCGCTAAAATAATGTGGTTAATGTATGAAGATCCAACAGTTAAATTTGAAGGTTTAGCTCTCAGATTTATGGATATAAGAAAAAGAGTTTATAAGTTCCCTCATTTAGGAAAAAAAGCTTCAATGGTTGCAATTCCTACAACATCTGGAACTGGTTCAGAAGTAACTCCTTTTGCAGTAGTAACAGATGATAAAACTGGAGTAAAATATCCTATTGCAGATTATGAACTAACCCCTAATATGGCAATAATAGATACGGAACTTGTAATGTCCATGCCAAAAAAACTAACAGCTTATTCTGGTATTGATGCACTTGTTCATGCTTTAGAAGCTTATGTATCAGTTTTTGCAACAGATTATACAAATGGTATATCTTTAGAAGCTATAAGAATTTTATTTAAATATTTAAGAAGAGTTTATAATGATGGTCAAACTGATATAAAAGCAAGAGAAAAAGTACATTATGCTTCAACAATGGCTGGAATGGCTTTTGCTAACGCATTTTTAGGTGTATGTCATTCTATGGCACATAAACTCGGAAGTGCTTTTCATGTTCCTCATGGATTAGCTAATGCTTTATTGATAACAGAAGTTATTAAATATAATTCAACCGATGCACCACTTAAACAAACTGCTTTTCCACAATATAAATATCCTCTTGCAAAAGAAAGATATGCTAAAGTGGCAGATTATCTTGGTTTAGGTGGAAATACTTTAGATGAAAAGGTTCAAAAACTTATAGATGAAATTGAAAAATTGAAAAAAGATTTAGATATACCAGAATCTATTAAAGATGCTGGTGTTTCAGAAGAAGAATTTTATACTAAACTCGATGAAATGTCAGAACATGCTTTTGATGATCAATGTACAAATGCAAACCCAAGATATCCTTTAATAAGTGAAATTAAATCTATGTATATAACCTGTTTTGAATCTAATAAAGAGGTTAAAAAAAATAAAAAAAATCTAAATAAAAAATAA